One Mugil cephalus isolate CIBA_MC_2020 chromosome 22, CIBA_Mcephalus_1.1, whole genome shotgun sequence genomic window carries:
- the LOC125000097 gene encoding plexin-C1-like encodes MRLGKTSLSERLKLTNCSDISGPPTSVLCQQCIKAGCGWNINRCSWSNEGVDNDNVCQKLEPGMNFSKPEISSISPSVVSFYGRNHALLSGQNLINVTRVRIQTDLDCAPQESPVWNKTGVSLTFHIPTTEKKGFVKACVLLPDGSCHGNAIITYRSTPSCTDIVPSSTWASGKRKVTLMGSHLEFVEGITHIHRQTEVQLPTTSSSQVGL; translated from the exons ATGAGACTTGGGAAGACGAGCCTTTCAGAGCGTCTGAAACTAACCAACTGCTCTGATATCAGTGGACCTCCAACTTCTGTCTT gTGTCAGCAGTGTATCAAGGCTGGATGTGGATGGAACATAAACAGATGTTCATGGTCTAATGAAGGAGTGGATAAT gacaatgttTGTCAAAAGTTGGAGCCTGGGATGAACTTTTCT aagccagaaatctcctccatctctcccagtgttgtgtctttctACGGTAGAAACCATGCCTTGTTGTCAGGTCAGAACCTCATTAATGTGACCAGAGTGAGGATCCAGACAGACCTGGACTGTGCTCCACAAGA atctCCTGTATGGAACAAGACTGGTGTGAGTCTGACGTTCCACATTCCCACTACAGAAAAGAAAGGTTTTGTCAAAGCATGCGTTCTACTGCCTGATGGCAGTTGCCACGGCAACGCTATAATCACCTATAGATCAACACCATCCTGCACCGACATTGTACCAAGCAGCACCTGGGCCAG TGGGAAGAGGAAGGTCACACTCATGGGGTCCCACTTGGAGTTTGTGGAAGGaatcacacacatccacagacagACCGAAGTCCAACTTcccacaaccagcagcagtcaGGTGGGTCTTTAG